A region of Methanocorpusculum labreanum Z DNA encodes the following proteins:
- a CDS encoding ferredoxin-thioredoxin reductase catalytic domain-containing protein: MNLIPTREEIKEVAEQIRPSIEKVAVKKGWVLNENKDVTDSTIEGIARNKLVYGKRFCPCRIPTGDAEADKIYLCPCRDAPADIEAFGHCHCYLYFKK, translated from the coding sequence ATGAATCTCATTCCAACACGCGAGGAAATAAAGGAAGTCGCTGAGCAAATCCGCCCCTCGATCGAGAAAGTTGCAGTAAAAAAGGGCTGGGTCCTGAATGAAAACAAAGATGTAACCGATTCAACCATCGAAGGAATTGCCAGAAACAAACTTGTATATGGAAAACGATTCTGTCCATGCCGTATCCCGACCGGCGATGCCGAAGCTGATAAGATATATCTCTGTCCTTGCAGGGACGCACCTGCAGACATCGAGGCATTTGGTCACTGTCATTGTTACCTGTATTTCAAAAAATAA
- a CDS encoding 5-(carboxyamino)imidazole ribonucleotide mutase has product MPEVAVIAGSVSDQAIVDKATAVLQSYNISFDVQFISAHRDADKLDEYVKSSDALIFICIAGMSAALPGVVAARTKKPVIGVPVSGKIAGGLDALLSIAQMPKGVPVACMAVDGGENAGHFAARILGKN; this is encoded by the coding sequence ATGCCAGAAGTCGCAGTTATAGCAGGTTCGGTTTCGGACCAGGCGATCGTTGATAAGGCAACGGCCGTTCTTCAGTCATACAATATTTCTTTCGATGTTCAGTTTATCTCCGCTCACCGCGATGCCGATAAACTGGATGAATACGTGAAATCTTCGGATGCACTGATTTTCATTTGTATCGCCGGCATGTCGGCTGCTCTACCGGGTGTTGTCGCGGCGAGAACGAAAAAACCGGTGATCGGCGTCCCCGTTTCCGGGAAAATTGCCGGCGGACTGGACGCTCTACTTTCGATCGCACAGATGCCAAAAGGCGTCCCGGTTGCCTGCATGGCGGTCGACGGCGGGGAAAACGCGGGACATTTCGCAGCAAGAATTCTTGGCAAAAACTAA
- the fhcD gene encoding formylmethanofuran--tetrahydromethanopterin N-formyltransferase, whose translation MEFNGVILEDTYAEGFPVWAARVIITAVTKEWAYKAATEATGFATSTIGCPCEAGIERFVPASETPDNRPGYAIMLCCGKKALKEQVLERIAECVLTAPTTAVFNGKAGSEEIIPVKLHFFGDGYESKVVVGGINCWSIPIMGGNFVVEEEVGAIKGVAGGNFLIMGDSQMSALIAAEAAVDAISCVPGTITPFPGGVVSSGSKVGSLKYKFMGASTNEKFCPTIREKVPETEIPEGVKAVYEIVIDGVSEAAVKEAMKVGVQAACRVPGVVKITAGNYGGNLGPFKFHLKDCI comes from the coding sequence ATGGAATTCAACGGTGTAATTCTTGAAGACACATATGCAGAAGGCTTCCCGGTGTGGGCTGCCCGTGTAATCATCACTGCAGTAACGAAAGAGTGGGCATACAAAGCAGCAACCGAAGCAACCGGTTTTGCAACCTCAACCATCGGCTGCCCCTGCGAAGCAGGAATCGAACGGTTCGTTCCGGCATCGGAAACCCCCGACAACCGCCCGGGATATGCAATCATGCTCTGCTGTGGTAAGAAGGCACTTAAAGAGCAGGTTCTTGAGCGCATTGCCGAGTGTGTTTTAACTGCACCCACAACCGCCGTTTTCAATGGAAAAGCAGGCTCTGAAGAGATCATCCCGGTAAAACTCCACTTCTTCGGCGATGGATACGAATCCAAAGTCGTCGTTGGCGGAATCAACTGCTGGTCCATCCCAATCATGGGCGGCAACTTTGTTGTAGAAGAAGAAGTCGGAGCAATTAAAGGCGTTGCCGGCGGTAACTTCCTGATTATGGGAGACTCTCAGATGTCAGCACTCATCGCAGCAGAAGCAGCAGTCGATGCAATCAGCTGTGTTCCCGGAACCATCACCCCGTTCCCCGGCGGAGTTGTATCCTCAGGATCCAAAGTCGGTTCCCTGAAATACAAATTCATGGGTGCATCCACCAACGAAAAGTTCTGCCCCACGATCCGCGAGAAGGTCCCGGAAACCGAGATCCCCGAAGGCGTCAAGGCAGTTTACGAGATCGTCATCGACGGTGTCTCCGAAGCAGCAGTCAAGGAGGCTATGAAAGTCGGTGTTCAGGCAGCATGCAGAGTTCCAGGTGTCGTAAAGATCACCGCAGGAAACTACGGCGGAAACCTCGGTCCCTTCAAGTTCCACTTGAAGGACTGCATCTAA
- a CDS encoding PEGA domain-containing protein: MKQSVLTVLVVLAALSLLCLPALAIEIGSDTATIYVTSTPSGATATDSGTGKTITTPGNFVIYTTGTPVDHYITVSKPGYYDYHYDAGSVFTVGDYVTVNALLVPIPTNGYLSVSSSPSGALVYIDGVYKGVSPLTVTLAAGSHSISMVMSGYNSWSGSTTVNAGQTTEVSATLTPSVTYGYLSVSSSPSNADVYINGVYKGDTSFTIGLNPGTYQVTVKKSGYTSYTTTATVNAGTTTSVSASLQPSANAYVQIASYPSGAAVYIDGSYVGNTQYSTASNPNYLNAGPFTPGTSHTLLFTLDNYNPYSTSFVLSSGETRTISATLVPVTPVITTATLQITSDPSGADVYVDNVFRGVTPVNLNDITAGTHTVLLQNTGYDDWSQSISFSAGQTVERTVVLSPKVVPTPTSTPAPFIGLLAGLGVCGILFAARRR, from the coding sequence ATGAAACAGTCTGTTCTTACTGTATTAGTAGTATTGGCTGCTCTTTCCTTACTTTGTCTCCCTGCTTTGGCAATCGAGATAGGTTCGGATACTGCAACCATTTATGTAACGTCAACTCCGTCTGGAGCAACAGCAACCGATTCCGGCACCGGGAAGACCATTACTACGCCGGGTAATTTTGTCATCTATACGACTGGTACGCCAGTTGATCATTACATAACCGTGTCAAAACCAGGGTATTATGATTATCATTATGATGCCGGCTCTGTTTTCACGGTAGGCGATTATGTCACGGTCAATGCCTTATTGGTTCCGATCCCGACCAACGGTTATCTTTCCGTGTCCTCGAGTCCTTCGGGTGCCCTTGTTTACATTGATGGAGTATACAAAGGAGTCAGTCCTCTCACGGTTACTCTTGCAGCAGGTTCACACAGTATTAGTATGGTGATGTCCGGATATAACTCATGGTCCGGCTCGACAACGGTGAATGCAGGTCAGACCACGGAGGTTTCCGCAACCCTGACCCCGTCCGTGACATACGGATATCTTTCCGTCTCTTCCAGCCCGTCGAATGCGGATGTTTACATCAATGGTGTTTACAAAGGTGATACCTCATTCACGATCGGTCTGAACCCGGGAACCTATCAGGTCACGGTAAAGAAATCCGGCTACACATCGTATACAACGACAGCAACGGTGAATGCAGGTACGACAACATCGGTTTCGGCCAGTCTCCAACCGAGTGCAAATGCTTATGTCCAGATTGCTTCCTATCCGTCCGGTGCTGCCGTCTATATTGACGGAAGTTATGTTGGAAACACCCAGTACTCCACGGCATCCAATCCGAACTATCTGAATGCAGGTCCATTTACGCCCGGAACATCTCATACGCTCCTCTTCACCCTTGACAACTACAACCCCTACTCTACGTCATTCGTATTGAGTTCAGGTGAGACCAGAACGATTTCTGCAACACTTGTCCCGGTTACGCCAGTCATAACTACTGCAACTCTTCAGATTACCTCAGATCCGTCTGGTGCTGATGTGTATGTGGATAATGTGTTCAGAGGAGTTACCCCGGTGAATTTAAACGACATTACAGCCGGTACTCACACCGTACTTCTCCAGAACACTGGATATGATGACTGGTCCCAGTCCATTTCTTTCTCAGCTGGTCAGACTGTTGAGAGAACCGTTGTGCTGTCTCCGAAGGTTGTTCCAACGCCAACCTCCACACCTGCCCCGTTCATCGGCCTCCTTGCCGGACTTGGGGTCTGCGGAATTTTGTTCGCTGCAAGACGCCGGTAA
- a CDS encoding pyridoxal-phosphate-dependent aminotransferase family protein yields MYKETLLMMPGPVPMPETVRNAMTKQAINHRSTEFGDCYADIVRGLKPIFGTTNDMLVLSGSGTAGQEAAIGSFAKGKKIVSLVNGKFGERLGLISKIYGETTMIESEWGHALNLEALKQELENGAEVVTLVHNETSAAILNPAEEVGKLARKYDALFILDAITSIGGDVVKADAWGADVTIVGSQKCLAAPAGLAAVSVSQRAWDRLSENRPFYLDLKKAKKSADGNPMETPATPAVPLFLALREACRLIEEEGLENRIARHHRMSGAVRAAGEAWGLSLVPQVDALQKASNTVTGFFYPEGVEDAKIRGACKKMGIEFAGGQDRFKGKIFRIGNMGIIDTPEIIATIAAVQMCFKKAGYNLEGDGLSAAVDFLS; encoded by the coding sequence ATGTATAAAGAAACACTGCTCATGATGCCGGGACCCGTTCCGATGCCCGAAACGGTCCGGAATGCAATGACGAAACAGGCAATCAACCACCGGAGTACGGAGTTTGGCGACTGCTATGCAGATATTGTCAGAGGCTTAAAACCCATCTTCGGCACGACAAACGATATGCTTGTCCTCTCCGGCTCGGGAACTGCTGGTCAGGAAGCTGCGATCGGCTCGTTTGCCAAAGGCAAAAAAATCGTATCCCTCGTGAATGGAAAGTTCGGAGAAAGACTCGGCCTGATCTCCAAGATCTACGGCGAGACCACGATGATCGAATCAGAGTGGGGACATGCGCTGAATCTCGAAGCCCTCAAACAGGAACTGGAAAACGGCGCAGAAGTCGTAACTCTCGTCCACAACGAAACCTCTGCAGCAATCCTGAATCCAGCCGAAGAGGTTGGAAAACTAGCACGAAAATACGATGCACTGTTCATCCTCGATGCGATCACTTCGATCGGCGGAGACGTCGTTAAGGCAGATGCCTGGGGCGCTGATGTAACGATCGTCGGAAGCCAGAAATGTCTGGCAGCCCCTGCAGGACTTGCCGCCGTTTCCGTTTCACAGAGAGCCTGGGACAGACTCTCCGAGAACAGACCGTTCTATCTCGACTTAAAGAAGGCAAAGAAATCAGCCGACGGCAACCCGATGGAAACTCCGGCAACACCGGCCGTTCCGTTGTTCCTCGCACTGCGCGAAGCATGCAGACTCATCGAAGAAGAGGGGCTTGAAAACAGGATCGCACGCCACCACAGAATGTCCGGCGCCGTTCGCGCAGCCGGCGAAGCATGGGGTCTTTCGCTTGTACCTCAGGTCGATGCTCTGCAAAAAGCATCGAACACCGTCACCGGATTCTTCTATCCGGAAGGCGTCGAAGATGCAAAAATCCGTGGAGCCTGCAAAAAGATGGGAATCGAGTTTGCCGGCGGGCAGGATCGGTTCAAAGGAAAGATCTTCAGAATCGGAAATATGGGTATTATCGATACGCCCGAGATCATCGCAACCATTGCAGCTGTTCAGATGTGCTTCAAGAAAGCCGGCTACAATCTCGAAGGCGACGGACTTTCCGCAGCAGTCGATTTCTTATCCTAA
- a CDS encoding pyridoxal phosphate-dependent aminotransferase, producing MLPLSENIAAVPPSATMAMNNRSKDMVAKGIDVISLAVGEPDFATPSHITQAAIDALHRGETHYAPSRGIPALTKAIADKLNTENHIPTHQNRILCTSGAKDAIRITMMACLNPGDEVIILDPAWVSYDPCVTIARGKAVHHSLNENFQVDESLYEKITDKTKMIIVNTPSNPTGSILGRSSLRILADACIDHDLYCLSDEIYEKLVYGQEHVSMGSLPDMDERTITINGFSKAYAMTGWRLGYISAPENVIPYMDKVMQHSVGNVNTFAMWGGVAALTGDQTCVESMRKEFEIRKKYVIGRLAGMGLKTAPANGAFYAFINCGGDDGATANLWLDKAHVAATPGFAFGAPGWIRISYAASLERLEEALNRIEAVL from the coding sequence ATGTTGCCTCTTTCAGAAAACATCGCTGCAGTCCCTCCGTCTGCAACGATGGCGATGAACAACCGTTCAAAGGATATGGTCGCCAAAGGGATTGATGTGATCAGCCTCGCCGTCGGTGAACCGGACTTCGCTACGCCCTCTCATATTACTCAGGCTGCAATAGATGCCCTGCACCGTGGCGAGACTCATTATGCACCGTCCCGTGGCATCCCTGCCCTGACCAAAGCGATCGCCGATAAACTCAATACGGAAAACCATATCCCGACACATCAGAACAGAATCCTCTGTACAAGCGGAGCCAAGGATGCCATTCGGATCACAATGATGGCATGCCTAAATCCCGGCGATGAAGTGATTATTCTTGATCCGGCGTGGGTCTCATACGACCCTTGCGTCACTATTGCACGAGGAAAAGCAGTTCATCATTCTCTCAACGAAAATTTCCAGGTCGATGAGTCCCTATACGAAAAAATCACTGATAAGACCAAGATGATCATCGTGAACACGCCATCGAACCCCACCGGTTCGATCCTCGGCCGTTCATCGCTCAGGATCCTTGCGGATGCCTGCATCGATCACGACCTGTATTGTCTTTCAGACGAGATCTACGAAAAACTCGTCTATGGTCAGGAGCATGTGTCGATGGGATCCCTGCCGGATATGGATGAACGCACGATCACCATCAACGGATTTTCCAAAGCCTACGCGATGACCGGATGGAGACTTGGCTATATCTCGGCTCCGGAAAACGTTATCCCGTACATGGATAAAGTCATGCAGCACTCGGTTGGAAACGTCAACACCTTTGCTATGTGGGGAGGCGTTGCTGCCCTCACAGGTGACCAGACCTGTGTCGAATCGATGCGAAAAGAGTTCGAGATACGGAAAAAATATGTCATCGGCAGACTTGCCGGCATGGGACTGAAAACTGCACCGGCAAACGGTGCATTCTATGCATTCATCAACTGCGGAGGCGATGATGGGGCAACAGCAAATCTTTGGCTTGACAAAGCTCATGTGGCGGCAACCCCGGGATTTGCGTTTGGAGCTCCAGGATGGATTCGGATCTCCTACGCAGCATCCCTCGAAAGACTGGAAGAAGCACTCAACAGAATAGAAGCTGTTCTCTAA
- a CDS encoding YunC family protein: MDLQYDRPGHAFGTVNGVELEGFCLPVPPSNLIFITAPGVFLGCGFFDMRTFDKLGIAAVRITGVSTLEELLAGKIAELTQSAETSGIRVGMTGNDALLRICSPHTHL, from the coding sequence ATGGATCTACAGTATGATCGTCCAGGACATGCATTTGGAACCGTAAACGGGGTCGAACTCGAAGGATTCTGTCTGCCGGTGCCTCCGTCGAATCTGATATTTATTACGGCTCCGGGCGTATTTCTCGGATGCGGTTTTTTTGATATGCGGACCTTTGACAAACTTGGGATAGCTGCCGTCAGGATCACAGGTGTATCAACGCTCGAAGAACTTCTTGCAGGCAAGATCGCGGAGCTGACACAATCTGCAGAGACATCGGGTATTCGGGTCGGGATGACTGGAAATGATGCACTTCTGCGTATTTGTTCCCCGCATACACACCTCTAA
- a CDS encoding adenosylcobalamin-dependent ribonucleoside-diphosphate reductase, with product MADSVVDSILAARYYRTGEASFEDVCRRVADALGETPEETKEYFDAMMSLSFLPNSPTLMNAGTPLGQLSACFTLPVNDSLPEIFDAIRWGAIIHQSGGGTGYNFSHLRPEGSPVRSTDGVASGPVSFMRVFNAATDVIKQGGRRRGANMGILNVWHPDIMKFIKSKAKEGDFSNFNISVMVSDAFMDLVAKGEKDKVWVTNTDGVGITVGEIWEGIIEGVWKNGEPGILFYDTINRKNPTPNLGEIDTTNPCGEQPLLPFESCVLGSINLAKFIRADGLNYEALDKMTRMGIRFLDAVITKNVFPIPEIRDATNRTRKVGLGLMGVHDAMLMLRIPYDSEAGRNFCIEVMERINNVAVEESVILGKEKGTFPAYEGSVWDKQGIIMRNAALTTIAPTGTISLLAGCSSGIEPVFSFAYTRRNTVGKTFVMVHPYFESELRRVITAMGLTGAEAEAKRDEVINHVHETGSVQDIAWLPDTFKAVFKTALDIGWKDHVLMQAAFQKHVHASISKTINMPVTATKEDVEKAVILAWREGIKGMTLYRTGSREDVVLALEKQEIKPVEASPEMPIPGLVPQLTFTRPRELVGRTFLAQSGCCRLYITVNTMDGKPMEVFIRTVGAGCEASSNALGRSISTGLQNGVPYEKFVKQFAKVNCVSAIKNKNSEGMSCADVVGKCIELAATNQAIATLDNWSLTPVTPGEKKNPPCPECGEPLDFGEGCNQGICKHCGWSGCS from the coding sequence ATGGCGGATTCAGTAGTTGACAGTATTTTAGCGGCGAGATATTATCGCACCGGTGAGGCATCGTTCGAAGATGTCTGTAGAAGAGTTGCAGATGCATTGGGTGAAACACCGGAAGAGACGAAGGAATACTTTGACGCCATGATGTCGTTGTCGTTCCTGCCGAACTCTCCGACACTGATGAATGCAGGAACACCTCTTGGGCAGCTTTCCGCCTGTTTCACGCTGCCGGTGAACGATTCTCTCCCGGAGATCTTCGATGCGATCCGCTGGGGGGCGATCATTCATCAGTCGGGGGGAGGGACCGGCTATAACTTTTCCCACCTTCGCCCGGAGGGTTCTCCAGTCCGTTCAACGGACGGCGTAGCATCCGGTCCGGTCTCATTTATGCGGGTGTTCAACGCAGCAACCGATGTCATCAAACAGGGCGGCAGAAGACGCGGGGCGAATATGGGTATCCTGAACGTCTGGCACCCGGACATCATGAAGTTCATCAAAAGCAAAGCCAAGGAAGGCGACTTCAGCAACTTCAATATCTCCGTGATGGTCTCGGATGCGTTCATGGACCTTGTGGCAAAAGGCGAGAAGGACAAGGTCTGGGTAACCAATACCGATGGCGTGGGCATTACTGTTGGGGAAATCTGGGAAGGCATCATCGAAGGTGTCTGGAAGAACGGCGAGCCGGGAATTCTTTTCTACGACACGATCAACCGGAAAAACCCCACCCCCAACCTCGGCGAGATCGACACCACCAATCCCTGCGGGGAACAGCCGCTCCTTCCGTTCGAATCCTGCGTTCTTGGAAGTATCAATCTGGCGAAGTTCATCCGTGCCGACGGTCTGAACTACGAAGCTCTTGATAAAATGACCCGGATGGGTATCCGGTTCCTCGATGCAGTCATCACGAAAAACGTCTTCCCGATCCCGGAGATCCGCGATGCCACGAACCGTACGCGAAAGGTCGGTCTTGGTTTGATGGGTGTGCATGATGCGATGCTCATGCTCCGGATCCCCTATGATTCGGAAGCCGGCAGAAACTTCTGCATCGAAGTGATGGAACGGATCAACAATGTTGCCGTAGAAGAGTCCGTCATTCTCGGGAAAGAAAAGGGAACTTTCCCAGCGTATGAAGGAAGTGTCTGGGACAAGCAGGGAATCATTATGCGAAATGCTGCCTTGACGACGATTGCGCCGACCGGAACCATCTCGCTTCTTGCCGGCTGTTCGTCCGGTATCGAACCGGTGTTCTCGTTTGCCTACACCCGAAGGAACACGGTCGGCAAAACATTTGTGATGGTTCATCCGTACTTCGAGTCGGAACTCAGGCGTGTCATCACAGCAATGGGTCTTACGGGCGCCGAAGCGGAGGCAAAACGCGACGAGGTCATTAACCACGTGCATGAAACCGGTTCGGTCCAGGATATTGCATGGCTGCCCGACACGTTCAAAGCGGTGTTCAAAACCGCTCTGGATATCGGATGGAAGGATCACGTCTTAATGCAGGCGGCATTCCAGAAACATGTGCACGCCTCGATATCGAAGACGATCAACATGCCGGTCACCGCGACCAAAGAGGATGTCGAGAAGGCGGTAATTCTTGCCTGGAGAGAAGGTATCAAAGGAATGACCCTGTACCGTACCGGGTCCAGGGAGGATGTCGTTCTTGCTCTCGAGAAGCAGGAGATCAAACCGGTGGAAGCGTCCCCGGAAATGCCGATCCCCGGCCTTGTCCCGCAGCTGACCTTCACCCGTCCGCGGGAGCTGGTTGGAAGAACCTTCCTTGCCCAGTCCGGATGCTGCCGTCTGTATATTACGGTGAACACGATGGACGGCAAACCGATGGAAGTGTTTATCAGAACGGTCGGAGCCGGATGCGAGGCAAGCAGCAATGCGCTTGGCCGGAGTATCAGCACAGGTTTACAGAACGGTGTTCCGTATGAGAAGTTCGTGAAGCAGTTTGCGAAAGTGAACTGTGTCTCGGCGATCAAGAACAAAAACTCCGAGGGTATGTCCTGTGCCGATGTCGTTGGAAAATGCATCGAGCTTGCGGCAACCAATCAGGCGATCGCGACCTTGGACAACTGGTCGCTGACGCCGGTCACCCCGGGAGAGAAAAAGAATCCGCCCTGCCCCGAGTGCGGGGAGCCTCTGGATTTCGGCGAAGGCTGTAATCAGGGGATCTGCAAGCACTGCGGATGGAGCGGCTGCAGCTGA
- a CDS encoding transporter substrate-binding domain-containing protein — MDRKVFFGVIIALLVVSAVLTAGCVSNQTEKKTYIVGIDGDYPPYSYVDESGNFVGFDVESIQWIAEQEGFNVEIKAVAWDGIIPALLANKIDMVYSGMTITPERAAQVTFSKPYWSVDQGVAVKNGSTVTLDQFKAGNLTIGVQRSCSADQYIQSDDFFGQAKYDQMVKDGKIKLYDTFPQSMVALENGLVQAVIFDDVNIKDYIKGKDGIVMLATIPTGEEYAVAMRNGDTELQKLINDGLTKLMASEKWNELKAKYIIEA; from the coding sequence ATGGATAGAAAAGTGTTTTTTGGGGTAATCATAGCCCTTCTTGTTGTATCTGCTGTTCTAACCGCAGGTTGTGTCAGTAACCAAACTGAGAAAAAAACGTATATCGTGGGTATCGACGGAGACTACCCGCCCTATTCGTACGTTGATGAAAGCGGCAACTTCGTCGGATTCGATGTTGAATCGATCCAGTGGATCGCAGAACAGGAAGGATTCAATGTCGAAATCAAGGCAGTCGCATGGGACGGAATCATTCCGGCACTTCTTGCAAACAAGATCGATATGGTCTACTCAGGAATGACTATCACACCTGAGCGTGCTGCACAGGTGACCTTCTCAAAGCCGTACTGGAGTGTGGACCAGGGTGTTGCCGTAAAGAACGGTTCTACCGTAACGCTGGATCAGTTCAAGGCAGGAAATCTTACGATCGGTGTCCAGAGAAGCTGCTCTGCTGATCAGTATATCCAGAGTGATGACTTCTTCGGTCAGGCAAAATATGACCAGATGGTAAAAGACGGAAAGATCAAACTCTACGACACCTTCCCGCAGTCGATGGTTGCTCTGGAGAACGGACTCGTGCAGGCTGTCATCTTTGATGATGTAAACATCAAAGACTACATCAAAGGCAAAGATGGAATTGTCATGCTTGCTACAATCCCGACCGGCGAAGAGTATGCCGTAGCTATGAGAAACGGCGACACCGAGCTTCAGAAACTCATCAACGACGGACTCACCAAATTAATGGCTTCCGAGAAATGGAACGAACTTAAAGCAAAGTACATTATCGAAGCATAA
- the thsA gene encoding thermosome subunit alpha: protein MSAQLGGQPILILKEGGNRTRGRDAQSMNIAAAKAVAGAVRSTLGPKGMDKMLVDTIGDVVITNDGVTILKEMDIEHPAAKMMVEIAKTQDDEVGDGTTTAVVIAGELLKKSEELLEMDVHPTVITLGYRQAAEKAQELLQTIAIDVKAKDTAILSKIAGTAMTGKNAEASKDKLCDLIVRAITLVADADGTVDTENVKVEKRVGGSIEESEIIEGMIIDKERVHPGMPKSVKNAKILLLNAAVEYKKTEVDAEISITSPDQLQMFLDEEERMIKGIVEKIKASGANVLFCQKGIDDIAQHYLSKAGIFATRRVKKSDMEKLARATGGALISSIDAISADELGVAGIVEERKVGGEEMIFVEKCKNPKAVSIIIKGGTDHVVDELGRALEDALRVVACVVEDKKVVAGGGAPEVELSLRLREYAATQGGRIQLAIEAFAGALEVIPRTLAENAGLDPIDKLVELRAAHEKGKKTYGLDVFEGKAVDMWEAGVVEPLRVKTQAISSAAEAAVMILRIDDVIASAKSAGPSPEEMAAMGGGMGGMGGMPPGMM from the coding sequence ATGTCAGCACAACTTGGCGGACAGCCAATCTTAATCCTCAAAGAAGGAGGAAACCGTACTCGCGGACGGGATGCACAGAGCATGAACATCGCAGCAGCAAAAGCCGTTGCCGGTGCCGTAAGATCCACCCTTGGTCCGAAAGGCATGGACAAGATGCTCGTTGACACCATTGGAGATGTCGTTATCACCAATGACGGTGTGACCATCCTCAAAGAGATGGACATTGAACACCCGGCAGCAAAGATGATGGTCGAGATCGCAAAGACTCAGGATGACGAAGTCGGAGACGGAACCACCACCGCAGTCGTCATTGCAGGCGAACTCTTAAAGAAGTCCGAAGAACTTCTCGAGATGGACGTTCACCCGACCGTCATCACCCTTGGATACAGACAGGCAGCCGAGAAAGCACAGGAACTTCTCCAGACCATCGCAATCGACGTCAAGGCAAAGGACACCGCGATCCTTTCCAAGATCGCCGGAACCGCAATGACCGGTAAAAACGCAGAAGCTTCCAAAGACAAACTCTGTGACCTGATCGTTCGTGCAATCACGCTCGTTGCAGATGCTGATGGAACAGTTGACACCGAGAACGTCAAAGTCGAGAAACGTGTCGGCGGCTCAATCGAAGAGTCCGAGATCATCGAAGGTATGATCATCGACAAGGAACGTGTCCACCCGGGCATGCCCAAATCCGTCAAGAACGCAAAGATCCTTCTGCTCAACGCAGCAGTCGAATACAAGAAGACCGAAGTCGATGCAGAGATCTCCATCACCTCCCCAGATCAGCTCCAGATGTTCCTCGATGAGGAAGAGCGCATGATCAAAGGCATCGTCGAGAAGATCAAAGCATCCGGCGCAAACGTCCTCTTCTGTCAGAAAGGTATCGACGACATTGCTCAGCACTACCTCTCCAAGGCAGGCATCTTCGCAACCCGCCGTGTAAAGAAATCCGATATGGAGAAACTTGCACGTGCAACCGGCGGAGCACTCATCTCCTCCATCGACGCCATCTCTGCTGACGAGCTTGGTGTTGCAGGAATTGTTGAAGAACGCAAAGTAGGCGGCGAAGAGATGATCTTCGTTGAGAAATGCAAGAACCCCAAAGCAGTCTCAATCATCATCAAAGGCGGAACAGACCACGTTGTCGACGAACTCGGCCGTGCACTGGAAGATGCACTCCGTGTCGTTGCCTGTGTCGTTGAAGACAAGAAGGTCGTCGCCGGAGGAGGAGCACCGGAAGTTGAGCTTTCCCTCAGACTCCGCGAATACGCAGCAACCCAGGGCGGACGTATCCAGCTCGCAATCGAAGCATTCGCAGGCGCCCTTGAAGTTATCCCGAGAACCCTTGCAGAGAATGCAGGTCTCGACCCAATCGACAAGCTCGTAGAGCTCCGTGCAGCACACGAGAAAGGCAAGAAGACCTACGGTCTCGATGTCTTTGAAGGAAAGGCAGTCGACATGTGGGAAGCAGGCGTTGTAGAGCCGCTCCGCGTAAAGACCCAGGCTATTTCCTCAGCAGCAGAAGCCGCAGTCATGATTCTCAGAATCGATGATGTCATCGCATCCGCAAAGTCCGCAGGACCATCACCCGAAGAGATGGCCGCAATGGGCGGAGGCATGGGCGGTATGGGCGGCATGCCCCCAGGAATGATGTAA
- a CDS encoding peptide deformylase: MICEIRKYGDPVLFLHAETVQNIGPLELEILTNMWDTMIHNKCIGLSAPQIGVSKRLFIVNAGGVTIKGANPEVLKEGALVEEMEGSPCIPGIQRPVRRPGKITCRYLDISGETIETELKGIAARAFLHEKDHHEGILYLDHLKPIQKRMILKSLEK, from the coding sequence ATGATCTGCGAGATACGAAAATACGGAGACCCTGTCCTCTTTTTGCATGCGGAAACGGTGCAAAACATCGGCCCGCTGGAATTAGAGATCCTGACGAACATGTGGGACACAATGATCCACAACAAATGCATTGGTCTTTCAGCTCCCCAGATAGGCGTATCGAAACGCCTCTTCATTGTAAATGCCGGAGGGGTAACCATCAAAGGAGCGAATCCGGAAGTATTGAAAGAAGGGGCACTTGTTGAAGAAATGGAGGGAAGTCCCTGTATTCCAGGGATCCAGCGGCCGGTCCGCCGCCCTGGAAAGATCACCTGCAGATACCTCGATATTTCCGGTGAGACGATCGAGACCGAACTCAAAGGAATTGCTGCCCGGGCTTTTCTGCATGAAAAAGATCATCATGAAGGGATACTCTATCTTGATCATCTGAAACCAATCCAGAAACGCATGATCCTCAAATCCCTGGAAAAATAA